One window from the genome of Bacillus rossius redtenbacheri isolate Brsri chromosome 12, Brsri_v3, whole genome shotgun sequence encodes:
- the LOC134537793 gene encoding uncharacterized protein LOC134537793 isoform X2, with the protein MWLNRNVRWCLLFLCAVLLVLWVLRPQDSFAPALSSQSSSPKAQRRSSMFSDFDNLSGSQTAIVPNIVHFILFSKDTLDFTSFLSMVSALKVQRPEKLLIHTDSANITGRYWDALNAVRVANTSVQVVRRDRPSHVFGQPLSSVYHASDVARIQLLMEWGGVYLDTDVLVLRPLDRFLRYEMTVGWPPDQFIGTQILIAHRGARLLPLWLDGYRKYHPRDWYYNAGQFPTEQILLPRPGLAHRVPHLFGVDNLSKFLYGPARWPRWRAFFTLHLLARHPPAPRAADEGFVRSYRTPFGEIARWLLYKLHPRVAFQRRDVTASRS; encoded by the exons ATGTGGCTGAACAGAAATGTGCGCTGGTGCCTCCTGTTTCTTTGCGCGGTGCTTCTTGTTCTGTGGGTGTTGCGGCCCCAGGACTCCTTTGCGCCTGCGCTGTCTTCGCAGTCGTCGTCACCAAAGGCGCAAAGGAGAAGCAGCATGTTCAGCGACTTTGACAATTTGTCGGGATCGCAGACGGCTATCGTCCCGAACATCGTTCACTtcattttgttttcgaaagacaCCCTGGACTTCACGTCGTTTCTCAGCATGGTGTCAGCTCTAAAG GTGCAGCGACCGGAGAAGCTGCTGATCCACACGGACAGTGCCAACATCACGGGCCGCTACTGGGATGCCTTGAACGCGGTGCGGGTGGCCAACACCAGCGTCCAGGTGGTACGCAGGGACCGCCCCAGCCACGTGTTCGGCCAGCCGCTCAGCTCCGTGTACCACGCGTCGGACGTCGCCAGGATACAGCTGCTCATGGAGTGGGGGGGGGTGTACCTGGACACGGACGTGCTGGTGCTCCGGCCGCTGGACCGCTTCCTGCGCTACGAGATGACGGTCGGCTGGCCGCCGGACCAGTTCATCGGCACGCAG ATCCTGATAGCGCACAGAGGCGCGAGGCTCCTGCCGCTGTGGCTGGACGGATACCGCAAGTACCACCCCAGGGACTGGTACTACAACGCCGGCCAGTTCCCCACCGAGCAGATCCTGCTGCCGCGGCCGGGGCTCGCGCACCGCGTGCCGCACCTGTTCGGGGTGGACAACCTGTCCAAGTTCCTGTACGGCCCGGCGCGCTGGCCGCGGTGGAGGGCCTTCTTCACCCTCCACCTGCTGGCCCGGCACCCCCCAGCGCCGCGGGCCGCCGACGAGGGCTTCGTGCGCTCCTACCGGACGCCCTTCGGCGAGATCGCCCGGTGGCTGCTCTACAAGCTGCACCCCAGGGTCGCATTCCAGAGGCGAGACGTGACTGCCTCTCGGTCGTGA
- the LOC134537795 gene encoding proteasome subunit beta type-7 yields MATAVACEIPTPGFSFENCRRNAHLAGRGFPAPKATKTGTTIVGIVYKDGVILGADTRATEDTIVSDKNCSKIHYLAGNMYCCGAGTAADTEMTTQMISSQLELHRLNTGRVVPVVVANRLLKQMLFRYQGHIGAALVLGGVDPSGPHLYCIYPHGSTDKLPYATMGSGSLAAMAVFESRWKPELTEEEGKEIVRDAIAAGIFNDLGSGSNIDICVIRSPSAGGGVSYLRPYDQANVKGKRQGTYRFKTGTTAVLNTKIVPVIVEEIAISIDVSEEAMDTSS; encoded by the exons ATGGCAACAGCAGTCGCTTGTGAAATTCCTACTCCTGGATTTTCCTTCGAAAACTGTAGAAG GAACGCCCACCTGGCAGGCCGAGGGTTCCCCGCGCCCAAGGCGACTAAGACGGGCACCACCATCGTGGGCATCGTCTACAAGGACGGGGTGATCCTGGGGGCGGACACCCGCGCCACCGAGGACACCATCGTGTCGGACAAGAACTGCTCCAAGATCCACTACCTGGCCGGCAACATGTACTGCTGCGGGGCGGGCACGGCCGCCGACACGGAGATGACCACGCAGATGATCTCCTCCCAGCTGGAGCTGCACCGCCTGAACACGGGGCGCGTGGTGCCCGTGGTCGTCGCCAACCGCCTGCTCAAGCAGATGCTGTTCCGCTACCAG GGGCACATTGGCGCGGCTCTCGTGCTGGGAGGGGTGGATCCCTCAGGGCCGCACCTGTACTGCATCTACCCCCACGGGTCGACCGACAAGCTGCCGTACGCGACCATGGGCTCTGGGTCCCTGGCCGCCATGGCCGTGTTCGAGTCCCGGTGGAAGCCGGAGCTGACC GAAGAGGAAGGTAAGGAAATTGTGCGAGATGCAATTGCTGCTGGAATTTTCAATGATCTAGGATCAGGGAGTAACATTGACATCTGCGTTATTCGATCTCCCTCTGCTGGTGGCGGAGTGAGTTACCTGCGTCCTTACGATCAAGCCAATGTCAAGGGAAAGAG GCAAGGGACATACCGCTTCAAGACGGGCACCACCGCAGTTCTAAATACGAAGATTGTTCCAGTGATAGTCGAAGAGATTGCCATCAGCATTGATGTGTCTGAAGAAGCCATGGACACGTCAAGTTAA
- the LOC134537793 gene encoding uncharacterized protein LOC134537793 isoform X1, with the protein MFLFSPLHRNEMWLNRNVRWCLLFLCAVLLVLWVLRPQDSFAPALSSQSSSPKAQRRSSMFSDFDNLSGSQTAIVPNIVHFILFSKDTLDFTSFLSMVSALKVQRPEKLLIHTDSANITGRYWDALNAVRVANTSVQVVRRDRPSHVFGQPLSSVYHASDVARIQLLMEWGGVYLDTDVLVLRPLDRFLRYEMTVGWPPDQFIGTQILIAHRGARLLPLWLDGYRKYHPRDWYYNAGQFPTEQILLPRPGLAHRVPHLFGVDNLSKFLYGPARWPRWRAFFTLHLLARHPPAPRAADEGFVRSYRTPFGEIARWLLYKLHPRVAFQRRDVTASRS; encoded by the exons ATGTTTTTGTTCTCCCCTCTGCACAGAAATGAAATGTGGCTGAACAGAAATGTGCGCTGGTGCCTCCTGTTTCTTTGCGCGGTGCTTCTTGTTCTGTGGGTGTTGCGGCCCCAGGACTCCTTTGCGCCTGCGCTGTCTTCGCAGTCGTCGTCACCAAAGGCGCAAAGGAGAAGCAGCATGTTCAGCGACTTTGACAATTTGTCGGGATCGCAGACGGCTATCGTCCCGAACATCGTTCACTtcattttgttttcgaaagacaCCCTGGACTTCACGTCGTTTCTCAGCATGGTGTCAGCTCTAAAG GTGCAGCGACCGGAGAAGCTGCTGATCCACACGGACAGTGCCAACATCACGGGCCGCTACTGGGATGCCTTGAACGCGGTGCGGGTGGCCAACACCAGCGTCCAGGTGGTACGCAGGGACCGCCCCAGCCACGTGTTCGGCCAGCCGCTCAGCTCCGTGTACCACGCGTCGGACGTCGCCAGGATACAGCTGCTCATGGAGTGGGGGGGGGTGTACCTGGACACGGACGTGCTGGTGCTCCGGCCGCTGGACCGCTTCCTGCGCTACGAGATGACGGTCGGCTGGCCGCCGGACCAGTTCATCGGCACGCAG ATCCTGATAGCGCACAGAGGCGCGAGGCTCCTGCCGCTGTGGCTGGACGGATACCGCAAGTACCACCCCAGGGACTGGTACTACAACGCCGGCCAGTTCCCCACCGAGCAGATCCTGCTGCCGCGGCCGGGGCTCGCGCACCGCGTGCCGCACCTGTTCGGGGTGGACAACCTGTCCAAGTTCCTGTACGGCCCGGCGCGCTGGCCGCGGTGGAGGGCCTTCTTCACCCTCCACCTGCTGGCCCGGCACCCCCCAGCGCCGCGGGCCGCCGACGAGGGCTTCGTGCGCTCCTACCGGACGCCCTTCGGCGAGATCGCCCGGTGGCTGCTCTACAAGCTGCACCCCAGGGTCGCATTCCAGAGGCGAGACGTGACTGCCTCTCGGTCGTGA